The Actinopolyspora erythraea genome has a segment encoding these proteins:
- a CDS encoding orotidine 5'-phosphate decarboxylase / HUMPS family protein — protein MTHEIVWTPHEVKTLREVQHLSQRAFANRLGYAHSTVANWEKATRSTADLHHETREVLSRELDRLSDDLRERFDRLLNVASSNLGAGSASRTSMLLRSLHVNDLPLRYSPPVDVVDDVLTFLAASARVFLLRGAAGTGKSHLAHYLSHNLSEQADFQLLTVSSWDLAAVDIAVEILRYAGISRGHDALLTLEQHAQRLSRPCVVVIDGISSHDEFALIGRQVDAILRQVTTSSLRFLLTVRTPPAVETTAHPLLHATLFKTAEQARSGIELMPWPLEEARRRWDEARGADVSSFGCLPTGIQHLIRTPVYMRLALTASLETAGHDLNAYALLDRCVRTIIGSGTTDPELAIPALTELARSQGYLPSTISSSNGLETFPGSPVPPLVASAIVRGYPHGRIEFTHEVLREFFLGTYIADKVGEYGRSVVAVTTLNELASHASTSGSVRSVLDLVIQRLDDRAPDLLEYIATAPTSSVSTTVPALMVMADGSRFAKAEVLRGVAKRAEQERSIELCRALLASTALHKALGLSRTRWLLALLREFGTDLWPEITGFIERTFDAGDAYSLLDAADSSDGDETVFFARHFYLFFSETTSETLAAFVGHPNWRVRAALASGISEERVPVDTRTMDVVDQLVHDADYKVRAAIAPTVPSAPAATAKRYLTTLLADENWYVRERMLRGLEPLGPGHPRRGLVHAALEAMSNDPAWRRCPRHILPSWQRLEILHDTEPAAASTTAHGDDGRALLTVLRESRTGYLALPQSIQRTVMERAQRSDSWLVRHELAGIADYKQGEEDGRDPRLSRERFRRARGHRAVQIALDMRDIDDAIAVARSCAQAGADYIEIGDPLIKEVGISAIEQVKAAVPTAIVVAEMMSADWGRDQVVLAAQTGADVVLLIGPATTASVSAAVEAGQRLGVPILLDTPVTTSQRWVTDMERVGVDGFTITTNIDLGIGNTTALDAARTVRSWTQLPVAVSGGFSATDDSAFTSPDWDILIVGRSVADATDPAGAAARILELAHSTERHS, from the coding sequence GTGACTCACGAGATTGTTTGGACACCGCACGAGGTGAAAACCCTCCGCGAGGTCCAGCACCTCAGCCAGCGGGCATTTGCCAACCGCCTCGGCTACGCCCACAGCACGGTGGCCAACTGGGAGAAGGCCACTCGCAGCACAGCGGACCTACATCACGAAACGCGTGAGGTGTTGAGCCGCGAACTGGACAGGTTGTCCGATGATCTGCGCGAGCGTTTCGACCGCCTTCTGAATGTAGCCTCTTCGAACCTGGGCGCGGGTTCGGCGAGTCGGACCTCCATGTTGCTGCGGTCGCTGCACGTCAACGACTTACCGCTGCGGTATAGCCCTCCTGTCGACGTAGTCGACGATGTTCTAACCTTCCTCGCCGCATCCGCGCGCGTGTTCCTGCTCAGGGGCGCTGCCGGAACCGGTAAGTCACATCTGGCTCACTACCTGTCGCACAACCTTTCCGAACAGGCGGACTTCCAGCTCTTGACGGTCTCGAGCTGGGACCTGGCCGCGGTCGACATCGCCGTGGAGATCTTGCGTTACGCGGGCATATCGCGCGGGCATGACGCTCTGCTCACCCTGGAGCAGCACGCTCAGCGTCTGTCGCGGCCGTGCGTGGTGGTCATCGATGGAATCTCCAGTCACGACGAATTCGCCCTGATCGGACGTCAGGTCGACGCGATCCTTCGACAGGTCACCACCTCGTCGCTTCGATTCCTCCTTACCGTTCGTACACCGCCTGCTGTGGAGACCACGGCACATCCGTTGTTGCATGCGACGCTGTTCAAAACTGCGGAGCAGGCCAGGTCGGGGATCGAGCTGATGCCTTGGCCGTTGGAGGAAGCTCGACGGAGATGGGACGAGGCACGTGGAGCTGATGTGTCGTCGTTCGGTTGCCTGCCGACTGGCATTCAACATCTGATCCGAACCCCTGTGTACATGCGGTTGGCATTGACCGCTTCGTTGGAGACCGCAGGGCACGATCTCAACGCTTACGCTCTTCTCGACAGGTGTGTGCGCACCATCATCGGCAGTGGCACCACCGATCCCGAGCTAGCCATCCCAGCACTCACGGAGCTGGCTCGAAGCCAGGGGTACCTACCGAGCACGATCAGCTCATCAAACGGGCTGGAGACCTTCCCCGGCTCGCCGGTGCCTCCACTCGTGGCCTCCGCCATCGTCCGCGGCTACCCGCATGGCCGGATCGAATTCACTCACGAGGTACTCAGGGAGTTTTTTCTTGGCACGTACATCGCCGACAAGGTCGGCGAGTACGGACGTTCGGTCGTCGCTGTCACCACCTTGAATGAGCTCGCATCCCATGCCAGCACCTCCGGATCGGTGCGTAGCGTGCTGGATCTGGTCATCCAACGCCTCGATGACCGCGCACCTGATCTCCTGGAATACATCGCCACGGCCCCGACATCCTCGGTCAGCACCACCGTTCCGGCACTGATGGTGATGGCCGACGGTTCCCGATTCGCAAAGGCTGAAGTGCTTCGCGGGGTGGCGAAGCGCGCCGAGCAGGAGCGTTCGATCGAGCTGTGTCGCGCTCTCCTCGCCAGCACAGCGCTACACAAAGCACTCGGGCTTAGCCGGACCCGATGGTTGCTAGCGCTGCTGCGTGAATTCGGTACCGATCTTTGGCCGGAGATCACTGGCTTCATCGAACGCACCTTCGACGCTGGTGACGCGTACTCCCTGCTGGACGCGGCGGATTCAAGCGATGGCGATGAAACGGTCTTCTTCGCACGGCACTTCTACCTGTTCTTCTCCGAGACTACGAGCGAAACTCTGGCTGCCTTCGTAGGACATCCGAACTGGCGTGTTCGCGCGGCGTTAGCATCGGGAATCAGTGAAGAACGTGTCCCCGTCGATACCCGGACGATGGATGTCGTGGATCAGCTGGTCCACGACGCCGACTACAAGGTACGCGCGGCGATCGCACCTACTGTCCCTTCGGCTCCGGCAGCTACGGCCAAGCGCTATCTCACGACCTTGCTGGCTGACGAGAACTGGTACGTACGGGAACGTATGTTGCGAGGGCTCGAACCTCTCGGGCCCGGGCACCCACGGCGCGGACTTGTACATGCGGCACTCGAAGCCATGAGCAACGATCCGGCTTGGCGGCGGTGTCCCCGTCACATACTGCCCAGTTGGCAGCGACTTGAGATCCTGCACGACACCGAGCCAGCCGCCGCCTCCACCACCGCACACGGCGATGATGGCCGTGCGCTTCTTACCGTGCTCCGAGAATCCCGCACGGGTTATCTCGCTCTGCCTCAGAGCATCCAGCGAACAGTCATGGAACGGGCACAACGGAGTGACAGTTGGCTTGTTCGACATGAGCTCGCCGGTATCGCGGACTACAAGCAAGGCGAGGAAGATGGCCGTGACCCCAGGCTCAGTCGAGAGCGATTCCGACGAGCTCGTGGCCACCGCGCGGTGCAGATCGCGCTCGACATGCGCGACATCGATGACGCCATCGCGGTGGCACGCTCATGCGCCCAGGCCGGAGCCGATTACATTGAAATCGGTGACCCGCTCATCAAGGAAGTCGGCATTTCCGCGATCGAACAGGTCAAGGCTGCTGTTCCCACGGCGATTGTCGTGGCCGAGATGATGTCCGCCGATTGGGGACGCGATCAGGTCGTGCTGGCAGCCCAAACCGGCGCCGACGTCGTCCTGCTCATCGGGCCGGCCACCACGGCTAGCGTCAGCGCCGCGGTCGAAGCCGGTCAACGGCTCGGGGTGCCCATCCTCCTCGACACGCCTGTGACCACCAGCCAACGGTGGGTCACCGACATGGAACGTGTCGGCGTAGACGGCTTCACCATCACCACCAACATCGATCTCGGGATCGGCAATACCACCGCGCTCGACGCCGCACGCACAGTACGATCGTGGACCCAGCTTCCCGTGGCCGTCAGCGGCGGTTTCAGCGCAACCGACGACAGCGCGT
- a CDS encoding thymidylate synthase: protein MSDTDEPHESMRVQAALAPVSFPRFHDAYVAVLKELTSRPQHQITAHGRSGSERLNVSFQLADPTARMPLLTTYRPTVVTHLAEALWLLSGRNDVAMMRHYAPRLASYSKDGFTIPGAGYGARLFRPGPYANGRTAFDTALGLIRAEPDTRRAVLPILGAHEGSDMSCSIAFQLVHREGTLHGICYSRAKDASRGLVADVYSFTFIQELAARLLGVRLGTYTHHVGSMHITDDHQPRIDSLLDEAMAGEPSPLRWSPMPSETTLEMIDEVCAHEQRLRANLTVHTSWSLAHTGLPRYWQSMIALLEIYRQVTYEPDEHVIDPELIEMLDSAHQWMVRHAWPSRMPPLECSGLAS, encoded by the coding sequence ATGTCGGATACTGATGAGCCGCATGAGTCGATGCGGGTTCAGGCCGCTCTTGCACCAGTCTCTTTCCCGCGGTTTCACGATGCCTACGTCGCGGTTCTCAAGGAGCTGACGTCGCGTCCCCAGCATCAGATCACCGCGCACGGACGCAGCGGCTCTGAGCGGTTGAACGTCTCGTTCCAGCTTGCTGATCCGACCGCGCGGATGCCGCTTTTGACAACGTATCGGCCCACCGTGGTCACTCACCTTGCCGAAGCGCTGTGGCTGTTATCCGGGCGCAACGATGTAGCGATGATGCGACACTACGCGCCACGCCTCGCGTCGTACTCCAAGGACGGGTTCACCATCCCCGGCGCTGGGTACGGTGCTCGACTGTTCCGGCCTGGTCCGTATGCCAACGGCCGGACCGCGTTCGACACGGCACTGGGGTTGATCCGAGCAGAGCCAGATACTCGCCGTGCCGTTTTGCCTATTCTCGGCGCTCACGAGGGGAGCGATATGTCCTGTTCGATCGCCTTCCAACTCGTTCACCGGGAAGGAACGCTGCACGGAATTTGCTACTCCCGCGCCAAGGACGCCTCTCGAGGACTGGTGGCCGATGTCTACTCGTTCACCTTCATCCAGGAGCTCGCCGCGCGCCTGCTCGGGGTGCGGCTCGGCACCTACACCCACCACGTCGGATCGATGCACATTACCGATGATCACCAACCTCGCATCGACTCGCTACTTGACGAAGCTATGGCGGGCGAACCATCGCCATTGCGGTGGTCACCCATGCCCTCGGAGACGACACTGGAGATGATCGATGAGGTTTGCGCTCATGAGCAGCGCTTGCGTGCCAATCTCACAGTACACACCAGCTGGTCTCTGGCACACACAGGTCTTCCTCGGTATTGGCAGAGCATGATTGCGTTGCTCGAGATCTACCGCCAGGTCACTTATGAGCCGGACGAGCACGTCATCGACCCGGAACTGATCGAGATGCTCGATTCCGCCCACCAGTGGATGGTCCGTCACGCCTGGCCCAGCCGTATGCCGCCCCTCGAATGCTCGGGACTCGCGTCATGA